Proteins encoded within one genomic window of Saccharopolyspora pogona:
- a CDS encoding helix-turn-helix domain-containing protein, with protein sequence MNGRVGVPVRVRRVSSELRELRLRSGLGAEEVAGALGFSMSKLSRIENGQRGLQADDVAALLGLYRVPAQRREELLALVRSGAVPNWWQVQDGRLPAMWSDVIRFEKEAVSIRNYETMFIPGLLQTSEYIGALGRGTQPDVGVDELDALVSARLGRQALLSREDAPEFEVLIEQVALERPVGSADIMYRQLRHLINSAERDNIALRVLPTSLGAHPGMEGPFVLLEFASQPTLVYLEHRGNSAFVETAEHVAATTLTLQWLRDMALPPEDSIGLVAAIAQGLT encoded by the coding sequence ATGAACGGACGAGTCGGGGTCCCGGTCAGGGTCCGAAGGGTGTCCAGCGAGCTCCGCGAGCTGAGGCTGCGAAGCGGCCTCGGGGCAGAGGAAGTCGCTGGGGCACTTGGGTTTTCGATGTCAAAGCTGAGCAGGATCGAGAACGGCCAGCGGGGGCTGCAAGCGGATGACGTAGCAGCTCTGCTTGGCCTATATCGAGTCCCGGCGCAGCGCCGCGAAGAGCTCCTTGCTCTGGTGCGCAGTGGCGCGGTGCCGAATTGGTGGCAAGTGCAGGATGGTCGCTTGCCGGCGATGTGGTCGGATGTGATCAGGTTCGAGAAAGAAGCGGTTTCCATCCGCAACTACGAGACCATGTTCATTCCGGGCTTGCTTCAGACCTCGGAGTACATCGGGGCGCTGGGGCGAGGCACCCAGCCCGACGTCGGCGTTGACGAGCTGGACGCCCTCGTGTCGGCTCGTTTGGGGCGCCAAGCCCTCCTGAGCCGCGAAGATGCTCCAGAATTTGAGGTGCTGATCGAGCAGGTCGCTCTTGAACGGCCAGTCGGTAGCGCAGACATCATGTATCGCCAGCTGCGCCACCTGATAAACTCGGCAGAACGCGACAACATCGCGCTCCGGGTCCTTCCAACATCGCTTGGCGCACATCCGGGTATGGAAGGGCCGTTCGTACTACTGGAGTTCGCGAGCCAACCGACCCTCGTATACCTGGAACACCGGGGCAACAGTGCGTTTGTCGAGACCGCTGAACATGTTGCTGCTACAACGCTAACCCTTCAGTGGTTGCGCGACATGGCTCTGCCGCCAGAAGATTCGATCGGGCTCGTCGCGGCCATCGCGCAGGGCCTTACGTGA
- a CDS encoding serine/threonine-protein kinase — MTAISTAPEPTESAPEPHPPGYEITPGYRVIQHMRRGRELDTYDAWSEQRYCRCFIKSVRPDLAHHEGVRERLELEGRLLLSFTHPHIVRAYDLVAGEHGPVVVLETLSGATLSRLVETRTRRLTAAELAHLGQHLCSAMAYMHDRGYLHLDLNPGNIIADMGRARVIDLNFARQPGPSHGKAGTPCAMAPEQIRGGMLGRETDVWGIGLVLYGAATGIQPFDAGTSGEPTNFESMPSLHARCPQLTVPAPPIRTQRRLPKAMSTAIDACLRLEPQQRPAVAELAEALSAVADPMPATGAES; from the coding sequence ATGACAGCGATCAGCACTGCACCCGAGCCGACGGAATCCGCGCCGGAACCACACCCGCCGGGCTACGAAATCACTCCGGGTTACCGGGTCATCCAGCACATGCGCCGGGGACGGGAACTCGACACCTACGACGCCTGGAGCGAACAGCGGTACTGCCGGTGCTTCATCAAGTCCGTGCGCCCGGACCTGGCGCACCACGAGGGCGTTCGGGAGAGGCTGGAGCTCGAAGGTCGCCTGCTGCTGTCGTTCACCCACCCGCACATCGTGCGGGCGTACGACCTCGTCGCCGGCGAGCACGGTCCGGTAGTGGTGCTGGAAACCCTGTCCGGGGCGACGCTTTCGCGCCTGGTCGAAACGCGGACCCGTCGGCTCACCGCCGCCGAGCTCGCCCACCTGGGCCAGCACCTGTGCTCGGCGATGGCATACATGCACGACCGCGGCTACCTGCACCTCGACCTGAACCCGGGCAACATCATCGCGGACATGGGCAGGGCGCGCGTCATCGATCTCAACTTCGCCCGCCAACCTGGCCCCAGCCACGGCAAAGCGGGAACGCCCTGCGCCATGGCGCCCGAGCAGATCCGTGGCGGGATGCTGGGCAGGGAGACCGATGTCTGGGGAATCGGCCTGGTCCTCTACGGGGCGGCGACCGGAATCCAGCCGTTCGACGCCGGAACTTCCGGCGAACCGACGAACTTCGAGTCGATGCCGTCGTTGCACGCGCGGTGCCCGCAGCTGACCGTTCCGGCACCCCCGATCCGAACTCAGCGGCGGCTGCCCAAGGCGATGTCGACCGCGATCGACGCGTGCCTGCGCCTGGAGCCGCAGCAGCGCCCGGCGGTCGCCGAACTCGCCGAAGCGCTGTCAGCAGTTGCCGATCCCATGCCGGCAACCGGGGCGGAGTCGTAG
- a CDS encoding DUF397 domain-containing protein gives MIDKEHTVASEDLPRLRWRKSSRSSMQGNCVEVGFVAEAVAARDSKDPDGGALLFGAATWASFVDGLRVGRFDA, from the coding sequence ATGATCGACAAGGAGCATACTGTGGCAAGCGAAGACCTGCCTCGTCTCCGTTGGCGGAAGAGCAGCCGAAGCAGCATGCAAGGAAATTGCGTGGAGGTGGGTTTCGTGGCAGAGGCTGTCGCGGCCCGGGACTCGAAGGATCCTGACGGCGGCGCGCTTCTATTTGGCGCTGCGACCTGGGCTTCCTTTGTCGATGGCCTCCGCGTAGGGCGGTTTGATGCATAG
- a CDS encoding ESX secretion-associated protein EspG: MKFELSKQAFYEAWRHFKLGTKPLVLNVLPEGILQSERREAQRRAWEELRALGFGNEMREDDIYGVFLPLQRYERAFDVTFNDRKPDGAKRELSGLVANVRNNATLAVQAEQSVRLQALPADAMVRAALNVLPDDVKAGPGRAVSLRSEAMEQAAKAAGKSDRAMAEGLARQGIRRDDARTLVEMAGGERIAWAQFGASVMDGQGKRHRAPMVTNFFATAKGWYLIENSRRSAEAWTTVAPVDKQRMATRVQDLMKPI, translated from the coding sequence GTGAAATTCGAGCTGTCCAAGCAGGCGTTCTATGAGGCGTGGAGGCACTTCAAGCTGGGGACCAAGCCGCTGGTGCTGAACGTGCTCCCGGAAGGCATCTTGCAGTCCGAGCGCCGCGAGGCGCAACGGCGGGCGTGGGAGGAGCTGCGCGCGCTGGGGTTCGGCAACGAGATGCGGGAAGACGACATTTACGGCGTGTTCCTGCCGCTGCAGCGCTACGAGCGGGCCTTCGACGTCACCTTCAACGACCGCAAGCCCGACGGTGCGAAGCGGGAGCTTTCCGGGCTCGTCGCCAACGTCCGGAACAACGCAACACTGGCGGTGCAGGCCGAGCAGAGTGTCCGGCTGCAGGCCCTGCCCGCCGACGCCATGGTCCGGGCCGCGCTCAATGTGCTGCCCGATGACGTCAAGGCCGGGCCCGGGCGGGCCGTGTCGCTGCGCAGCGAGGCGATGGAGCAGGCCGCTAAGGCCGCCGGGAAGTCCGACCGCGCGATGGCGGAAGGCCTTGCGCGGCAGGGGATCCGGCGCGACGACGCGCGGACGCTGGTGGAGATGGCCGGGGGCGAGCGAATCGCGTGGGCCCAGTTCGGTGCGTCCGTCATGGACGGCCAGGGCAAGCGGCACCGGGCCCCGATGGTCACCAACTTCTTCGCCACCGCCAAGGGCTGGTATCTCATCGAGAACAGCCGTCGCAGCGCGGAAGCCTGGACGACGGTCGCCCCGGTCGACAAGCAGCGCATGGCCACCCGGGTCCAAGACCTCATGAAACCCATCTGA
- a CDS encoding serine/threonine-protein kinase: MDDVPLLGERYRLGARLGSGGMADVYRAMDTRLQRVVAAKCFRSGTDAAGRERFAEEARILAGLSHPGLVTVHDFSASEDELYLIMELVEGPTLSEVIAEGPLPPEQVADLGGQLASVLAHVHDNGIVHRDVKPSNVLISNDGKTFLTDFGISRLADAVARMTSSGIIVGTATYMAPEQVSGGDVGHPVDVYALGLVLLECVTGKVEYPGAGAESAVARLVRAPEVPIGIPAHLHRALLAMTAAGPERRPTAAQSADLLSGTATEVIPRIPAAPPTEPPRTEPPRTEPPRTEPPRTEPPRPPQPQNRPMTQHLPVEELHTELHTELRTELRTERPNRWSNRRTLLLAGGALLVLLIALITYFSLPEAPVAPTLRPASGPAGVARLPEDLANLERLVQG, encoded by the coding sequence ATGGACGACGTGCCTCTGCTGGGTGAGCGCTACCGGTTGGGCGCTCGCTTGGGTAGCGGCGGCATGGCAGACGTTTACCGGGCGATGGACACCCGGTTGCAGCGCGTGGTCGCCGCCAAGTGCTTCCGCTCCGGAACCGATGCCGCCGGGCGGGAACGGTTCGCCGAGGAGGCCCGGATCCTGGCCGGGCTGAGCCACCCCGGCCTGGTCACGGTGCACGACTTCAGCGCCAGCGAGGACGAGCTCTATCTGATCATGGAGCTGGTCGAGGGCCCGACATTGTCCGAGGTGATCGCCGAGGGGCCGCTGCCGCCGGAACAGGTCGCCGACCTCGGCGGCCAGCTGGCCTCCGTGCTGGCGCACGTGCACGACAACGGGATCGTGCACCGGGACGTGAAGCCGTCGAACGTGCTGATCTCCAACGACGGCAAGACCTTCCTGACCGATTTCGGCATCTCCCGGCTGGCCGACGCGGTAGCGCGGATGACCAGCTCCGGGATCATCGTCGGCACCGCCACCTACATGGCGCCGGAGCAGGTCAGCGGCGGTGACGTCGGCCACCCGGTGGACGTGTACGCGCTCGGCCTGGTGCTGCTCGAGTGCGTCACGGGCAAGGTCGAGTACCCCGGCGCGGGCGCGGAAAGCGCCGTGGCGAGGCTGGTGCGCGCGCCGGAAGTGCCGATCGGCATCCCGGCGCACCTGCACCGGGCGCTGCTGGCGATGACCGCCGCCGGCCCGGAGCGGCGGCCCACCGCCGCGCAGAGCGCGGACCTGCTCAGCGGCACGGCTACCGAGGTGATCCCGCGGATTCCGGCCGCGCCGCCAACCGAACCGCCGCGCACCGAACCGCCGCGCACCGAACCGCCGCGCACCGAACCGCCGCGCACCGAACCGCCGCGTCCGCCCCAGCCGCAGAACCGGCCGATGACGCAGCACCTCCCGGTGGAAGAACTGCACACCGAACTGCACACCGAACTGCGCACTGAGCTGCGGACCGAGCGGCCGAACCGGTGGTCTAACCGGCGGACGCTGCTGCTCGCCGGAGGTGCGCTGCTGGTGCTGCTGATCGCGCTTATCACGTATTTCTCGTTGCCCGAAGCGCCTGTCGCGCCGACGCTGCGACCGGCGTCGGGCCCAGCGGGCGTGGCGCGCTTGCCGGAGGATCTCGCCAACTTGGAAAGGCTGGTCCAAGGATGA
- a CDS encoding DUF3558 domain-containing protein: MIRILQIASAEEDLRKVFVAGSIIFGLVLTGCGGNPENTTPGGDATSEKPTATEESPTPPRSGPAKATDVAEKCSIVPESVSQGEGADQAPRELESNGRMGCKYQKGKAGTPGWSVFVAVSGQTSYDAEVGKRVQPTKTADLGGYPGVEYQDGTGCVLYADISDNGFLIANAGKTGTADPGVDLCQQAEKFAQAAIQNLPDA, translated from the coding sequence ATGATCAGAATTCTGCAGATAGCTTCGGCGGAGGAAGACTTGCGTAAGGTATTCGTGGCTGGTTCGATCATTTTCGGTCTCGTACTGACCGGCTGCGGCGGCAACCCGGAGAACACGACTCCCGGGGGTGATGCGACGTCTGAAAAACCGACGGCTACGGAGGAGTCTCCGACTCCGCCTCGGAGCGGTCCCGCGAAGGCGACAGACGTCGCGGAGAAGTGCTCGATCGTTCCGGAATCCGTGTCGCAGGGAGAAGGTGCTGACCAAGCACCGCGCGAGCTCGAATCCAACGGTCGCATGGGCTGCAAGTACCAGAAGGGCAAAGCTGGCACGCCCGGATGGAGTGTGTTCGTCGCGGTCAGCGGTCAAACCTCGTACGACGCCGAGGTGGGAAAGCGGGTTCAGCCGACCAAGACCGCAGATCTCGGTGGGTATCCAGGAGTCGAGTACCAGGACGGCACTGGCTGCGTGCTGTATGCGGACATTTCTGACAACGGCTTCTTGATCGCTAACGCTGGAAAAACAGGCACGGCCGACCCGGGTGTGGACCTGTGCCAGCAAGCGGAGAAGTTCGCGCAGGCAGCGATCCAGAATCTTCCCGATGCGTGA
- a CDS encoding ABC transporter ATP-binding protein, whose protein sequence is MTNTNVFSRIRYLFGVNTSSPGETPEAAPPVSVREIFRRFWPYLRPYRGWLCVVMALILIAPVLDAATIWFFKILVDKVLVPRDFSLFFGLAAAYVVVTLLSGLISFGDRYLSTWLAERFLLELRTDLFRHLHELSVEFLERRKIGDTLSRITGDIAAIENLVLSGLTQTISYAFKIVLFTGALFVLSWQLAIASLVTIPAFWLTARFFSHRIKAASREKRQRTGSISSVAEESLSNAALVKAYGRENSETDRLHRENLGSFAAELVATRLKALFSPMIQLLELAGVLIIVGLGTWQLTQNTISLGGLLVFLGFLSQLYSPVRGFGQLSNTVFAAAASAERVIELLDQQPTVHDPVRPRRLDRARGVVTFDDVTFRYPHAERDVLHGISFTAAPGQTIALVGASGSGKSTTGKLLLRFYDPDAGAITLDGTDLRSMPQKSVRHNVSVVLQDVLALDMSIRDNILWGKPDATDDEVVRAARAADAHEFITGLPDGYETRVGQHGRLLSGGQRQRIAIARAMIRDAPILLLDEPTVGLDAAATARVLAPLRRLMEGRTTIVVSHNLITVRDADQILLLDGGRIAEAGTHPELMGRGGRYAELYRLHERDHAAPVAERETA, encoded by the coding sequence ATGACGAACACCAACGTCTTCTCCAGAATCCGTTACCTGTTCGGGGTCAACACCAGCAGCCCCGGAGAAACGCCTGAAGCGGCGCCGCCGGTCAGCGTCCGCGAGATCTTCCGCCGCTTCTGGCCGTACCTGCGCCCCTACCGAGGGTGGCTGTGCGTGGTGATGGCGCTGATCTTGATTGCGCCCGTCCTGGACGCCGCCACCATCTGGTTCTTCAAGATCCTCGTCGACAAGGTCCTGGTGCCGCGCGACTTCAGCCTCTTCTTCGGGCTCGCGGCGGCCTACGTGGTCGTCACGCTGCTTTCCGGGCTGATCTCGTTCGGCGACCGGTACTTGTCCACCTGGCTGGCCGAGCGGTTCCTGCTCGAACTGCGCACCGACCTGTTCCGGCACCTCCACGAACTCTCCGTGGAATTCCTGGAACGGCGCAAGATCGGCGACACCCTGTCCCGGATCACCGGCGACATCGCCGCGATCGAGAACCTGGTGCTGTCCGGGCTGACCCAGACGATCTCCTACGCGTTCAAGATCGTGCTGTTCACGGGCGCGCTTTTCGTGCTGAGCTGGCAGCTGGCCATCGCGTCCCTGGTGACCATCCCCGCTTTCTGGCTGACCGCGCGGTTCTTCTCGCACCGGATCAAAGCCGCCTCGCGCGAGAAGCGGCAGCGCACCGGGTCGATCAGTTCCGTCGCGGAAGAGAGCCTGAGCAACGCCGCGCTGGTCAAGGCGTACGGGCGGGAGAACTCCGAAACCGACCGCCTGCACCGCGAAAACCTCGGCAGCTTCGCCGCCGAGCTGGTCGCCACCAGGCTCAAAGCGCTGTTCTCGCCGATGATCCAGCTCCTGGAGCTGGCCGGGGTGCTGATCATCGTGGGCCTGGGCACCTGGCAGCTGACCCAGAACACCATCTCGCTGGGCGGCCTGCTGGTGTTCCTCGGCTTCCTCAGCCAGCTCTACTCGCCGGTGCGCGGATTCGGCCAGCTCAGCAACACCGTCTTCGCGGCCGCGGCGAGCGCCGAACGCGTAATCGAGCTGCTCGACCAGCAGCCGACCGTGCACGACCCCGTCCGCCCGCGGCGACTGGACCGCGCGCGCGGCGTGGTCACGTTCGACGACGTCACCTTCCGGTACCCGCACGCGGAGCGCGACGTGCTGCACGGCATCAGCTTCACCGCGGCGCCCGGGCAGACGATCGCCCTCGTCGGCGCCAGCGGATCGGGCAAGTCCACCACCGGGAAGCTGCTGCTGCGGTTCTACGACCCGGACGCCGGCGCGATCACGCTCGACGGCACGGATCTGCGCTCGATGCCGCAGAAATCGGTGCGCCACAACGTTTCGGTGGTGCTCCAGGACGTCCTCGCGCTCGACATGAGCATCCGGGACAACATCCTCTGGGGGAAGCCGGACGCCACCGACGACGAGGTCGTGCGCGCAGCCCGCGCAGCCGACGCGCACGAGTTCATCACCGGGTTGCCCGACGGCTACGAGACCCGGGTCGGCCAGCACGGGCGGCTGCTCTCCGGCGGGCAGCGGCAGCGGATCGCCATCGCCCGCGCGATGATCCGCGACGCCCCGATCCTGCTGCTCGACGAGCCGACGGTCGGGCTCGACGCGGCCGCGACCGCACGCGTGCTCGCGCCACTGCGCCGCCTGATGGAGGGCCGCACCACGATCGTCGTGTCCCACAACCTGATCACCGTCCGGGACGCCGACCAGATCCTGCTGCTCGACGGCGGCCGGATCGCCGAAGCCGGCACGCACCCCGAGCTGATGGGCCGCGGGGGCCGGTACGCCGAGCTCTACCGGCTGCACGAACGCGATCACGCCGCTCCGGTCGCCGAACGGGAGACGGCTTGA
- a CDS encoding putative periplasmic lipoprotein: MKRVLLPAFALLPGFALLLAGCGSAPESADPQVRQQLSARVEAVKAAALGNDRAAAEAALAELNRQIATAQAQGRLAPDNARVILAAADRVAEDVRTFPLPEPPPPVIVTVTPDPPPDQQQGNDPGKDQKDWEKQQRQWEKQRHKGGGNEG; the protein is encoded by the coding sequence ATGAAACGCGTTCTGCTGCCCGCTTTCGCGCTGCTGCCCGGTTTCGCGCTGCTGCTCGCCGGTTGCGGCAGCGCGCCCGAATCGGCTGATCCGCAGGTGCGCCAGCAGCTCAGCGCGCGGGTGGAGGCGGTGAAAGCCGCCGCGCTGGGCAACGATCGCGCCGCCGCCGAGGCCGCTCTCGCCGAGCTGAACCGGCAGATCGCCACCGCGCAGGCGCAGGGCAGGCTCGCGCCGGACAACGCCCGGGTGATCCTCGCCGCGGCAGACCGCGTCGCCGAGGACGTGCGCACCTTCCCGCTGCCCGAGCCCCCGCCGCCGGTGATCGTGACGGTCACCCCGGATCCTCCGCCCGACCAGCAGCAGGGGAACGACCCGGGCAAGGACCAGAAGGATTGGGAAAAGCAGCAGAGGCAGTGGGAAAAGCAGCGCCATAAAGGCGGCGGTAACGAGGGCTGA